Part of the Methylomonas sp. AM2-LC genome, AATGGTGGCTTCATTGCTATTTTCATAACCTGTCAGGAAATAAGTTTTGGTCAGATTACTGGTATTGGTATTATTGTCAAAATACTGATACCACTCAGCTGCAGCGTTTGCTGGACTATTGGCAGTACTAAGGGTTGAACTACAGCCGGTAAAACCAGCCATATGGATATCCTTGGACACCACATCAAATGCCAGCCGTGCGCCTTCTTGCATACGTGACAACGCATCTTGTTCGCGAAAGGTGTTACGCGCGGCAAGATAGGAATAACCCAAGCCAGCCAGTATGATTAAGCCAATAGACATGGAAATCAGCAGCTCTAGCAGTGTCATACCAGCTTGAGGCGTTTGGCGGCGACGTTGCGTTAAACTTGTCATAAAGTACTATTGGTAATAAAGGTAGTGGTGGATGCGCCGCCTGATGAATTGGCACCTTTTGACAGCTCGGTCCAAGTAAGGGTGATGACAACATTGTTCGTAGTTGTCTTAACCGTTGCCTGCCAACCCGGCAGCATACTGTCTACATTAGTTAACCAGTCATGCTTTTCAAAATCCTGAAGGGTAGTAGTACTGGTGGGAACTGTAGTGGTAATGGTAATATCATAGCCACCTGCCATAGCAGAAGTCTGATTCATACGCATACGTTCCAGATAATCACTAGCCAACAAACTAGCCTGAGTATGATAATAGGCGGAATTATTAGATTTTGACGATTGCGCCATCAAAGCAGCCTGACCGAGCAAGCCCAGACCCACTACCACCATGGTTACCAGAACTTCCAGCAAAGTAAAAGCGGATTGTTTACGTTTCATCAATTACAAGTTCCTCCAGAACATAACTCATAGTAGCCACCCGTGCCAATACCACAGGTATTACCACTGGTTGATCCCGTCAAACTAACCCGTCCAAGAATATTTAAACTAATCAGTTTCGGATAACCAGGATATTTTCCGGAAAGATCAATGGCACATATCAGAAAGCTGCCATTACTATTATTTTGATAAAAACTGGAATTGACAAAACCAGTGGGCAGATATTGTACATAACTGCCAATAGACGCATTCCCTGAATTGTAGATAGCCGCCACAGCTACCCCACTATTTTGCGGCTGTACATATTTGATGACTGTATCGGTTCCGTCAAAAGTACCTACTGTGCTAGTATCAACAAACACCATCCAACCATTACTCCAGTTTGTACCACAAGTGGAAGTACCGGCAGAGGCGGGGCAGACCGTAACCGGCTGCACTTGTTTAACCGCCTCAGAACGAGCCAGATTTAAAGCAGCCGTCAGCTGATTGGTATAACTAACCGCACGGTTTTGTTGTAATAACACATTAAAAGACGGTACAGCCATCGCGCTAAGAATACCTACAATAGCAATGGTAACCAGTAGTTCCAGTAACGTAAATCCTAGACATAAACGCGGCATGATAGACTCAATTTAAGCTTAAACAATACTGATCATAAATAATCAGGCCAGACAGTCGATGCCACCTATAGCAGGGAGAACCACAATAAGAAAATAACTTAACACAAACCCATAACCAATAAAAAGTATAAGCCCGACACTAGCGCTACAGTACTCGAATTATACACCATTCTTGGATGCTGCGATAAACCTGAAGTGAGTAAAATTGAGACGGAGTACCGCTAAATGAAGTTTAGTCGAGAAATGGAAAAATGGCGTAAAGCGGGCGGGTTAGATGCGTGTGCACCTTGACTTTGATGCCAAAAACATCCTACGCATCGACACCCGCCAAGCCTTTAATCTGCTATCACTCTTTACTTGAAGACTAACAAATGCCAGCAAGTAAATAGCAATGCATAATGACGTCGTTTAGGCTATGGCGGGTTACGTTGCGAATCTTACACAACTGAACTGGCTTAGCGAAGATACACCCGCGCAGCTAACCCGCCATACGGCCCTACGCTACGGTTTCTTCCTGATAAGCAGGCAACTGATTAAAGTTTAAATACCGATAAGTATCAGCACTGGTGGCATCTAATACACCGGCATATTGCTGATATTCCGCCAGCGTGGGGATTTTACCCAACAATGAACACACCGCTGCCAATTCAGCAGAAGATAAAAACACATTAGCACCATTTCCCAAGCGGTTTGGAAAATTACGTGTAGAGGTAGACACTACCGTTGCACCATCCGCAACCCGTGCTTGATTACCCATACATAAAGAACAACCGGGCATTTCGGTACGCGCACCGACTTTACCAAAAGTACTGTAATAGCCCTCTTCAACTAACTGGTTCTGATCCATTTTGGTGGGTGGCGCTACCCATAAACGGGTTGGTAGGCTGGTGGCTTTTTCCAGTAATTTACCCGCAGCCCGAAAATGACCAATATTAGTCATACAAGAACCGATAAACACTTCGTCAATTTTGGTACCCGCAACGGCCGACAGTGGTTTGATGTCGTCCGGATCATTTGGACAAGCCAATAAGGGTTCGGTGATCTGATTCATATCAATGTCAATAATTTCCGCATACTCTGCATCGGCATCTGCTTCCAGCAATACCGGTTTAGCCAACCAGTCCTGCATAGCAGCAATTCGACGTTGCAAGGTACGAACATCGCCGTAACCTTGAGCGATCATCCAATTTAACAGACTGATATTAGAAAGCAAATACTCTCGAATAGGTGCTTCATTCAATTTGATGGTACAACCACCGGCTGAACGTTCAGCCGAGGCATCGGACAGTTCGAAGGCCTGCTCTACCTTTAAGTCTGGCAAGCCCTCTATTTCCAGGATACGTCCGGAAAACACATTTTTTTTACCTTCTTTGGCTACCGTTAACAATCCACGTTGTATGGCCGCATAGGGAATAGCATTCACCAAATCGCGCAAGGTGATACCGGGCTGCAAAGTACCGCTAAAGCGCACTAATACCGATTCCGGCATATCCAACGGCATCACACCCGTGGCTGCCGCAAACGCTACCAGGCCGGAGCCTGCTGGAAATGAAATACCAATCGGAAAACGGGTATGCGAATCACCACCAGTACCTACGGTATCGGGTAACAGCATACGATTCAACCAGGAATGAATTACGCCATCACCAGGACGTAGCGATACACCACCACGTGTCATAATAAAATCGGGCAAACTATGTTGCATGGCAACATCGACTGGTTTTGGATAAGCGGCAGTATGGCAAAAAGATTGCAATACCAGGTCAGCAGAAAAACCCAGACAAGCCAAATCTTTTAGTTCATCTCGAGTCATGGGGCCAGTCGTATCCTGCGAACCGACTGTTGTCATGCGCGGTTCGCAATAACTACCGGGACGTACACCTGCCACACCGCAAGCCTGTCCCACCATTTTTTGCGCCAACGTATAGCCTTTATTGGATGCAGCCACATTAGACAGGCGACGAAACTCCGTAGAAACGGGCAATCCCAACACGCTACGGGCTTTATCGGTCAAACCACGACCAATGATAAGCGGAATGCGCCCTCCGGCCCGCACTTCATCCAATATCACTTCGGTTTTCAGGCTAAACCGACAAATTTCATGACCAGTTTCGTGCGCTTTAATCACACCCTCGTAAGGATAAATATCAATTACATCACCCATGTGTAACTGGGTAACATCGCATTCTATGGGTAAAGCGCCAGAGTCTTCCATGGTATTAAAGAAAATAGGCGCAATTTTGCCACCGATACACACGCCACCTGCTCGTTTATTAGGAATATTGGCAATATCATCGCCCATAAACCACAACACGGAATTCGTGGCTGATTTGCGTGAAGAGCCAGTACCAACCACATCACCAACATAAGCCACTGGAAAACCCAGTTTTTTTAAGTTGGTAATTTGTTGTTCAGCATTATCAATACCCGGGCGCGGGATTTTTAACATGGCTTTGGCATGCAAAGGGATATCCGGTCTGGACCAAGCATCCTGAGCAGGTGACAAGTCATCGGTATTGGTTTCGCCGCTGACTTTAAATACGGTGACTGTCAATTTTTCGGGCACCGGGGCACGCTCGGTAAACCACTTGGCTTCTGCCCAGGCATTCAGTACCTGTTGAGCATAAACATTACCTGCCGCTGCTTTTTCCTGCACATCGTGAAACGCATCAAAAATCAGTAAAATACCCGATAAAGCTTGAGCAGCTATACTGGCCAG contains:
- the pilV gene encoding type IV pilus modification protein PilV, producing the protein MKRKQSAFTLLEVLVTMVVVGLGLLGQAALMAQSSKSNNSAYYHTQASLLASDYLERMRMNQTSAMAGGYDITITTTVPTSTTTLQDFEKHDWLTNVDSMLPGWQATVKTTTNNVVITLTWTELSKGANSSGGASTTTFITNSTL
- a CDS encoding GspH/FimT family pseudopilin; translated protein: MPRLCLGFTLLELLVTIAIVGILSAMAVPSFNVLLQQNRAVSYTNQLTAALNLARSEAVKQVQPVTVCPASAGTSTCGTNWSNGWMVFVDTSTVGTFDGTDTVIKYVQPQNSGVAVAAIYNSGNASIGSYVQYLPTGFVNSSFYQNNSNGSFLICAIDLSGKYPGYPKLISLNILGRVSLTGSTSGNTCGIGTGGYYELCSGGTCN
- the acnB gene encoding bifunctional aconitate hydratase 2/2-methylisocitrate dehydratase — translated: MLDNYRKHVAERAAEGVVPKPLDASQVAALVELLIQAPENESEFLLDLLINRVPAGVDEAAYVKAGFLTVVAKGDIKTAVLTPETATSLLGTMLGGYNVAPLIELLDHPQLASIAAQALSGILLIFDAFHDVQEKAAAGNVYAQQVLNAWAEAKWFTERAPVPEKLTVTVFKVSGETNTDDLSPAQDAWSRPDIPLHAKAMLKIPRPGIDNAEQQITNLKKLGFPVAYVGDVVGTGSSRKSATNSVLWFMGDDIANIPNKRAGGVCIGGKIAPIFFNTMEDSGALPIECDVTQLHMGDVIDIYPYEGVIKAHETGHEICRFSLKTEVILDEVRAGGRIPLIIGRGLTDKARSVLGLPVSTEFRRLSNVAASNKGYTLAQKMVGQACGVAGVRPGSYCEPRMTTVGSQDTTGPMTRDELKDLACLGFSADLVLQSFCHTAAYPKPVDVAMQHSLPDFIMTRGGVSLRPGDGVIHSWLNRMLLPDTVGTGGDSHTRFPIGISFPAGSGLVAFAAATGVMPLDMPESVLVRFSGTLQPGITLRDLVNAIPYAAIQRGLLTVAKEGKKNVFSGRILEIEGLPDLKVEQAFELSDASAERSAGGCTIKLNEAPIREYLLSNISLLNWMIAQGYGDVRTLQRRIAAMQDWLAKPVLLEADADAEYAEIIDIDMNQITEPLLACPNDPDDIKPLSAVAGTKIDEVFIGSCMTNIGHFRAAGKLLEKATSLPTRLWVAPPTKMDQNQLVEEGYYSTFGKVGARTEMPGCSLCMGNQARVADGATVVSTSTRNFPNRLGNGANVFLSSAELAAVCSLLGKIPTLAEYQQYAGVLDATSADTYRYLNFNQLPAYQEETVA